From Gimesia panareensis, the proteins below share one genomic window:
- a CDS encoding alpha/beta hydrolase family protein, which yields MPFSKTVTGNRRPLSLLWGVLSCLVLLTGIVQAESKPTTPAFVDIPEQGQVRFETTSKEDQVPKRFHLDPHTFPFRCQFKRMSGPVKVYDVTFPSPVETDVKENNTVYGHYYQPEGTGPFPGCVCLHILGGGFELSEMSANALARQGIAALTIKMPYYAQRRGTGEFSRRRMISFVPEHTAAGMTQAVLDIRRAAAWLASREEVDADRLGVTGISLGGIMSALSSEAEPRFSKVAIYLGGGNLALGIWENPHPHAKFFRKQWLEHGGTYESFVKIMSPVDPHTYGHLLKDRDVLMVAAKHDEILPPESAVALWESIGKQPELVWLDAGHISAAMYIFGETQRLTTFFSNWDRK from the coding sequence ATGCCGTTTTCCAAAACCGTAACAGGGAATCGTCGACCGTTGAGTCTGCTTTGGGGAGTTCTGAGTTGCCTGGTGCTGCTGACTGGCATAGTGCAGGCTGAGTCGAAGCCCACCACTCCTGCGTTTGTAGACATTCCGGAGCAGGGGCAGGTTCGCTTTGAAACGACCAGTAAAGAGGATCAGGTGCCGAAACGGTTTCATCTGGATCCGCATACATTTCCCTTCCGTTGTCAGTTCAAACGGATGAGCGGGCCGGTCAAGGTCTATGATGTGACGTTCCCGTCGCCGGTGGAAACGGATGTCAAAGAGAACAATACCGTCTATGGTCATTACTATCAGCCGGAAGGCACGGGGCCGTTTCCGGGCTGTGTCTGTCTGCATATTCTGGGAGGGGGTTTTGAGCTGTCCGAAATGTCAGCCAATGCGCTGGCCCGGCAGGGAATCGCGGCACTGACCATCAAGATGCCCTATTATGCCCAGCGTCGGGGGACCGGCGAATTCAGTCGGCGACGGATGATCTCGTTTGTTCCAGAGCATACAGCGGCCGGGATGACGCAGGCGGTGCTGGATATCCGTCGGGCGGCTGCCTGGCTGGCCAGCCGGGAAGAAGTTGACGCCGATCGCCTGGGCGTGACCGGGATCAGTCTGGGAGGGATCATGTCGGCTTTATCGTCTGAGGCCGAGCCCCGCTTTTCGAAAGTGGCGATCTATCTCGGGGGAGGGAATCTGGCGCTGGGTATCTGGGAGAATCCCCACCCCCACGCGAAATTCTTTCGCAAACAGTGGCTGGAACATGGAGGGACTTATGAGTCGTTTGTGAAGATCATGTCGCCCGTCGATCCGCATACGTATGGGCATCTGCTGAAAGACCGGGACGTTTTAATGGTCGCGGCCAAACACGATGAGATTCTGCCTCCGGAAAGCGCGGTGGCACTCTGGGAATCGATCGGCAAGCAGCCCGAACTGGTCTGGCTGGATGCAGGACACATTTCTGCCGCCATGTATATCTTCGGCGAAACGCAGCGTCTGACGACCTTTTTCTCGAACTGGGACAGGAAATAA
- a CDS encoding LptF/LptG family permease, with amino-acid sequence MRLLQRYILFELLRVFTLMITVLTVLLVFVGAFQQASKQGLGATLVLKILPFIVPSMLPFTIPATLLLTVCVVYGRISGDQEITAAKAAGINVLSLLWPSFILGGFLSLGSLLLSDQIIPWAEKNIETTIATELETIFLEKLRSQNQIHDPNSGISITVMGVRDKTLLVPTFRYSPPGKKPVHLQAEEATLEFDLPHQQVILHLSKGHIDFPGKPRFYVEKDIFPFPLPSQTPTPKARHMSVRSIKAELVELQAKKNDFEFQRDIEVAMLLALGDFEHFKSPEVNSNLPQNHFQEDRQNKLRTALSSRFALSCSCFFFVLVGCPFSIAQARRQFLTSFFLVFMPILLFYYPIVLLMLNLSKLGKIEPSWSLWIGNAGLLLIAIHMLRKVLRN; translated from the coding sequence ATGCGATTGTTACAGCGCTATATTCTTTTTGAGTTGTTGCGCGTTTTTACATTGATGATCACGGTTTTAACCGTCCTGTTGGTCTTCGTTGGTGCCTTCCAGCAAGCCTCCAAACAGGGACTGGGCGCAACCCTGGTGTTGAAAATCCTGCCATTCATCGTGCCCAGCATGTTACCCTTTACCATCCCTGCCACACTCCTGCTGACGGTTTGTGTGGTCTATGGTCGTATTTCTGGTGACCAGGAAATCACCGCTGCCAAAGCAGCCGGGATTAATGTGCTCTCACTCCTCTGGCCTTCTTTTATTCTGGGTGGTTTTTTGAGCTTGGGCTCGCTGCTGCTCAGCGATCAGATTATTCCCTGGGCAGAGAAAAATATCGAAACCACGATTGCCACTGAACTCGAAACGATTTTCCTGGAAAAGCTGCGTTCACAGAATCAGATCCATGATCCGAACAGTGGCATCTCTATTACCGTCATGGGGGTGCGGGATAAAACTCTGCTCGTACCAACCTTCCGCTACTCGCCTCCCGGGAAGAAGCCGGTGCATCTGCAGGCTGAAGAAGCCACGCTGGAATTTGATCTGCCCCATCAACAGGTCATCCTGCATCTGTCGAAAGGGCATATTGACTTTCCCGGCAAGCCCCGGTTCTATGTGGAAAAGGATATCTTTCCCTTCCCCCTGCCCAGCCAGACCCCCACTCCCAAAGCCCGCCACATGAGTGTCCGCTCGATCAAAGCAGAACTGGTGGAACTGCAGGCGAAGAAGAATGATTTCGAATTTCAGCGCGACATTGAAGTGGCCATGCTGCTGGCACTGGGAGACTTCGAACACTTTAAATCGCCGGAAGTCAACTCGAATCTGCCGCAGAACCATTTTCAGGAGGATCGCCAAAACAAACTCAGAACCGCTCTCTCCAGTCGGTTTGCTTTAAGCTGCAGCTGTTTCTTTTTCGTGCTGGTTGGATGTCCGTTTTCTATCGCCCAGGCACGTCGGCAGTTTCTTACCAGTTTCTTCCTGGTCTTCATGCCCATTCTGTTGTTCTATTATCCGATCGTGTTGTTGATGCTCAATCTGTCAAAACTGGGCAAAATTGAACCCAGCTGGTCGCTCTGGATCGGCAACGCGGGCCTGCTTCTCATCGCGATCCACATGCTGCGAAAAGTGCTCAGAAACTAA
- a CDS encoding Hpt domain-containing protein, giving the protein MLDALENAPVRSEFCDDEDFRELIEMFIDGIAEKQQVLNQASVTDQREELQVLAHQLKGSGAGYGFEELSQVAAELEEACKTGDLVKIVQQKELLSHYLGRIVL; this is encoded by the coding sequence ATGTTAGACGCTTTAGAAAATGCCCCTGTTCGCTCCGAGTTTTGTGATGATGAAGATTTTCGAGAGCTGATCGAGATGTTTATTGATGGCATCGCTGAAAAACAGCAGGTCCTCAATCAGGCCAGCGTAACCGATCAGAGAGAGGAACTTCAGGTCCTGGCGCATCAGCTGAAAGGTTCTGGTGCCGGTTACGGATTTGAAGAACTTTCCCAGGTTGCTGCCGAACTGGAAGAGGCTTGTAAGACGGGAGATCTGGTCAAAATCGTACAGCAGAAAGAGTTGTTGTCGCATTATTTAGGCCGAATCGTCCTCTAG